Proteins found in one Triticum aestivum cultivar Chinese Spring chromosome 4D, IWGSC CS RefSeq v2.1, whole genome shotgun sequence genomic segment:
- the LOC123095956 gene encoding uncharacterized protein isoform X2 has product MERKESGEKMEKVEVGDGGKKPEEGTKPATAPVCFKKPAGEDTGILETTKDYFKQLKDTSADTHWDCIKNRVRAAGEYISNKTSSVFGRQKVEPEAKEETPGAKPEAAPASGESQ; this is encoded by the exons ATGGAGAGGAAGGAGAGCGGGGAGAAGATGGAGAAGGTGGAGGTGGGCGACGGCGGGAAGAAGCCGGAGGAGGGGACCAAGCCGGCGACGGCGCCGGTGTGCTTCAAGAAGCCGGCGGGCGAGGACACCGGCATCCTGGAGACCACCAAGGACTACTTCAAGCAGCTCAAGGACACCAGCGCCGACACGCACTGGGACTGCATCAAGAACCGGGTCCGCGCCGCCGGCGAGTACATCTCCAACAAGACCAGCTCG GTGTTTGGCAGGCAGAAGGTGGAGCCTGAGGCCAAGGAGGAGACCCCGGGGGCGAAGCCAGAAGCAGCACCGGCGTCAGGGGAGTCTCAGTGA
- the LOC123095956 gene encoding uncharacterized protein isoform X1: MERKESGEKMEKVEVGDGGKKPEEGTKPATAPVCFKKPAGEDTGILETTKDYFKQLKDTSADTHWDCIKNRVRAAGEYISNKTSSVAINLYKDPDFLILAVKVGVTLLVAASVFGRQKVEPEAKEETPGAKPEAAPASGESQ; the protein is encoded by the exons ATGGAGAGGAAGGAGAGCGGGGAGAAGATGGAGAAGGTGGAGGTGGGCGACGGCGGGAAGAAGCCGGAGGAGGGGACCAAGCCGGCGACGGCGCCGGTGTGCTTCAAGAAGCCGGCGGGCGAGGACACCGGCATCCTGGAGACCACCAAGGACTACTTCAAGCAGCTCAAGGACACCAGCGCCGACACGCACTGGGACTGCATCAAGAACCGGGTCCGCGCCGCCGGCGAGTACATCTCCAACAAGACCAGCTCG GTGGCGATTAACCTGTACAAGGATCCGGATTTCTTGATTCTTGCTGTCAAAGTTGGGGTGACCTTGCTAGTCGCTGCCTCT GTGTTTGGCAGGCAGAAGGTGGAGCCTGAGGCCAAGGAGGAGACCCCGGGGGCGAAGCCAGAAGCAGCACCGGCGTCAGGGGAGTCTCAGTGA
- the LOC123095958 gene encoding hydroquinone glucosyltransferase, with product MEWFTNVGSAPAPSAARPHVVLLASPGAGHLLPLAELARLLVEHHGFAATIVTFSGLSDTEALPSGLPASVSTVALPAVKIDDLPDDALRGSVLVELIRRSLPSLGTLLRSIGTTTPLAALVPDLFCSAALPLAAELGVPCYVFVPSSLTMIYLMRRVVELHDDAAPGEYRDLSEPLEIPGGLSLRRADLPVPYRDCNGLAYAQLLRGGRRYRRADGLLTNTFYEMEPAMVEEFRQAAEQGTFPPAFPVGPFVWSNSDDEAGASAILEWLDRQPARSVVYVAFGSGGALSVEQTTELAAGLEASSQRFLWVVRMPSLDGRTCAFGIGDDDNPLAWLPEGFLERTRDRGLTVPAWAPQVRVLSHPATAIFVSHCGWNSALESAASGVPTVAWPLYAEQRMNAALLEGTLGVALRPRAREDGGVVAREEVVAREEVAAAVNEFMEGENGRAVRRRAEDLQRAVARAWSTDGSSRRALEDVAAKWKAALGGGT from the coding sequence ATGGAGTGGTTCACGAACGTAGGCTCCGCGCCAGCCCCATCCGCGGCGAGGCCGCACGTCGTGCTGCTGGCCAGCCCCGGCGCCGGCCACCTCTTACCGCTGGCCGAGCTTGCGCGGCTGCTCGTGGAGCACCACGGCTTCGCGGCCACGATCGTCACCTTCAGCGGCCTCTCCGACACAGAAGCCCTCCCCAGCGGCCTCCCTGCCTCCGTCTCCACCGTCGCGCTCCCGGCCGTCAAGATCGACGACCTCCCCGACGACGCCCTCCGCGGCAGCGTGCTCGTGGAGCTTATTCGACGGTCCCTCCCCAGCCTCGGCACCCTGCTCCGCTCCATCGGCACCACCACTCCGCTGGCCGCGCTGGTGCCGGACTTATTCTGCTCCGCGGCGCTGCCCCTCGCCGCCGAGCTCGGCGTCCCGTGCTACGTCTTCGTCCCCAGCAGCCTCACCATGATCTACCTGATGCGCCGCGTCGTGGAGCTCCACGACGACGCGGCCCCCGGCGAGTACCGCGACCTCTCGGAGCCTCTCGAGATCCCCGGGGGCTTGTCGCTGCGCCGCGCAGACCTTCCGGTCCCGTATCGCGACTGTAACGGGCTGGCTTACGCGCAACTGCTCCGGGGAGGCCGGCGATACCGCCGTGCCGACGGTTTGTTGACGAACACCTTCTACGAGATGGAACCTGCCATGGTGGAAGAGTTCAGGCAGGCGGCGGAGCAAGGCACGTTCCCGCCGGCGTTCCCCGTGGGGCCGTTCGTCTGGTCAAACTCCGACGACGAAGCTGGCGCGTCGGCCATCCTAGAGTGGCTGGACCGCCAGCCGGCAAGGTCGGTGGTGTACGTCGCGTTCGGAAGTGGCGGAGCGCTGTCTGTGGAGCAGACGACCGAGCTCGCCGCCGGGCTAGAGGCGAGCAGCCAGAGGTTCCTCTGGGTGGTGCGGATGCCGAGCCTGGACGGCCGCACGTGTGCCTTCGGGATCGGCGACGACGACAACCCATTGGCGTGGCTTCCCGAGGGCTTCCTGGAGAGGACCAGGGACAGGGGCCTCACCGTGCCGGCCTGGGCGCCGCAGGTGCGCGTCCTGTCCCACCCGGCGACGGCGATCTTCGTGTcgcactgcgggtggaactcgGCGCTGGAGAGCGCGGCGTCCGGCGTGCCGACGGTGGCGTGGCCGCTTTACGCGGAGCAGAGGATGAACGCCGCTCTGCTGGAAGGGACCCTCGGGGTGGCGCTGCGACCGAGAGCGCGAGAGGACGGCGGCGTCGTGGCGCGTGAGGAAGTCGTGGCGCGCGAGGAAGTCGCGGCCGCCGTGAACGAGTTCATGGAGGGGGAGAATGGGCGCGCCGTGCGGCGCCGGGCCGAGGACCTGCAGCGAGCGGTGGCACGCGCGTGGTCGACGGATGGTTCGTCGCGCCGGGCGCTGGAGGATGTCGCCGCCAAGTGGAAGGCGGCGCTTGGCGGGGGCACGTGA